Proteins found in one Amycolatopsis aidingensis genomic segment:
- a CDS encoding styrene monooxygenase/indole monooxygenase family protein, with translation MRKILIVGAGQSGLQLALSLRARGYDVTVMSARTPDEIRGGKVMSTQCMFHPALQLERDEGLNLWEAETVRVEGLGVSIAAPDASRALDWVAKLDDYAQSVDQRVKMAGWLELFEERGGKVILHGVTTADLDSLARMYDLVVVAAGKGELVQLFDRVPELSPYTAPQRALSLAYVHGLAPRPEHPDYSAVRFNIIPGIGELFMIPAYTLSGNCDILFFEGIPGGPLDCWSDRPEPKEHLHRILGLIKQYLPWEYERCTEVELTDERATLAGGYTPVVRSPVGELPSGNPVLGMADVVVANDPITGQGSNNAARCAASYLDSIVARGDQPFDREWMRSAFDTYWSYAQHVTTWTNAMLQPPPPHVLEILGAAAGKEAVASRFANGFGDPSDFQHWFLDPDKAAAYLAGV, from the coding sequence ATGCGGAAGATCCTGATCGTCGGCGCAGGCCAGTCCGGACTACAGCTCGCGCTGAGCCTGCGGGCCCGCGGCTACGACGTCACCGTCATGTCCGCGCGGACGCCCGATGAGATCCGCGGCGGCAAGGTCATGTCCACCCAGTGCATGTTCCACCCCGCGCTGCAGCTGGAGCGGGACGAGGGCCTGAACCTGTGGGAGGCGGAGACGGTCCGGGTGGAAGGGCTCGGGGTTTCGATCGCGGCCCCGGACGCGAGCAGGGCCCTGGACTGGGTCGCCAAGCTGGACGACTACGCGCAGTCGGTGGACCAGCGGGTGAAGATGGCGGGCTGGCTCGAGCTGTTCGAGGAACGTGGTGGCAAGGTCATCCTGCATGGGGTCACCACCGCCGACCTCGACTCGCTGGCCAGGATGTACGACCTGGTGGTCGTGGCGGCGGGCAAGGGTGAGCTGGTGCAACTGTTCGACCGCGTCCCGGAACTCTCGCCGTACACCGCCCCGCAGCGCGCGCTGTCCCTTGCCTACGTGCACGGCCTCGCCCCGCGCCCGGAGCACCCCGACTACTCGGCGGTGCGGTTCAACATCATTCCCGGTATCGGGGAGCTGTTCATGATCCCGGCCTACACCCTCAGCGGGAACTGCGACATCCTGTTCTTCGAGGGCATTCCCGGCGGGCCGCTGGACTGCTGGTCGGACCGGCCGGAGCCGAAGGAGCACCTGCATCGCATCCTGGGCCTGATCAAGCAGTACCTGCCATGGGAGTACGAGCGCTGCACCGAGGTCGAGCTCACCGACGAGCGGGCGACCCTCGCCGGTGGGTACACCCCGGTGGTGCGGAGTCCGGTCGGCGAGCTGCCCTCGGGCAACCCGGTGCTCGGCATGGCCGATGTGGTGGTGGCCAACGACCCGATCACCGGCCAGGGCTCCAACAACGCCGCCCGGTGTGCCGCGTCGTACCTGGACTCCATCGTCGCCCGCGGGGACCAGCCCTTCGACCGGGAGTGGATGCGCTCGGCCTTCGACACCTACTGGAGCTACGCGCAGCACGTCACCACCTGGACCAACGCCATGCTGCAGCCGCCGCCCCCGCACGTACTGGAGATCCTCGGCGCTGCCGCGGGCAAGGAGGCGGTGGCCTCCCGGTTCGCCAACGGGTTCGGTGACCCCTCGGACTTCCAGCACTGGTTCCTCGACCCGGACAAGGCGGCCGCGTACCTGGCCGGCGTCTGA
- a CDS encoding cold-shock protein, with translation MTTGKVLRFDEVRGYGFIAPHEGGEDVFMHANDLRDEKYLFQPGTTVEFQIEDSGRGLKASEVKIVDRAPSVVVRRETSSREDDDGMCDVLSTSEFRQELTETLLESVPSLTAAQIMQLRQRLVELARAHNWLES, from the coding sequence GTGACTACAGGTAAGGTTCTGCGGTTCGACGAGGTTCGCGGCTACGGGTTCATCGCGCCGCACGAGGGCGGCGAAGACGTGTTCATGCATGCGAATGACCTTCGCGATGAGAAGTATCTGTTCCAGCCGGGTACGACGGTCGAATTCCAGATCGAGGACAGCGGACGGGGGCTGAAGGCCTCCGAGGTCAAGATCGTGGATCGGGCCCCGAGCGTGGTGGTACGGCGGGAAACCTCCTCCCGCGAGGACGACGACGGCATGTGCGATGTGCTGTCCACCAGCGAGTTCCGGCAGGAGCTCACGGAGACCCTGCTGGAGTCGGTGCCCTCGCTCACCGCGGCCCAGATCATGCAGCTGCGGCAGCGCCTGGTCGAGCTGGCCAGGGCGCACAACTGGCTCGAGTCCTGA
- a CDS encoding DNA polymerase IV, producing MSIPDWVLHVDLDQFIAAVEIGRRPELRGLPVIVGGAGDPTQRAVVATASYEAREFGVHSGMPLRTAAKRCPDAVFLPSDPQAYEEVSEQVMATLRGFPVVVEILGWDEAFLGVRTTDPEALAADLQRAVTAETGLSCSVGIGDNKLRAKLATGFAKPAGVYRLTRDNWVAVMAERPVDALWGIGRRTTAKLAELGLTTVGQLARADPADLAARFGPNMGPWYRTLALGAGDTEVTATPWVAKSRSRETTFQQNITDRTEIAKEVAALARRVARDVTEEGRPAARVGVKIRFAPFITQTRSCTLPAPTSDAQAIERAALEVLDRFADARPVRLLGVRAEFGEDPAPG from the coding sequence GTGTCCATACCGGACTGGGTCCTGCACGTCGATCTCGACCAGTTCATCGCGGCGGTCGAGATCGGGCGCCGGCCTGAGCTGCGCGGCCTCCCGGTCATCGTGGGTGGCGCCGGCGACCCGACCCAGCGGGCGGTGGTGGCCACCGCCTCCTACGAGGCCCGCGAGTTCGGTGTGCACTCCGGGATGCCGCTGCGGACCGCCGCCAAGCGCTGCCCCGACGCGGTGTTCCTGCCCTCCGATCCGCAGGCCTACGAAGAGGTCTCCGAACAGGTCATGGCCACCCTCCGGGGGTTCCCGGTGGTAGTCGAGATCCTCGGCTGGGATGAGGCGTTCCTCGGCGTGCGCACCACCGATCCGGAGGCGCTGGCGGCGGATCTCCAGCGAGCGGTCACCGCGGAGACCGGGCTGTCCTGCTCGGTGGGCATCGGGGACAACAAGCTGCGTGCCAAGCTCGCCACCGGTTTCGCCAAGCCGGCCGGGGTCTACCGGCTGACCAGGGACAACTGGGTCGCCGTGATGGCCGAGCGCCCGGTCGACGCCCTGTGGGGCATCGGCCGCAGGACCACGGCAAAGCTGGCCGAACTGGGCCTGACCACGGTGGGGCAGCTGGCCAGGGCCGATCCGGCCGACCTCGCCGCCCGGTTCGGCCCGAACATGGGCCCCTGGTACCGCACGCTCGCGCTGGGCGCGGGCGACACCGAGGTCACGGCAACCCCGTGGGTGGCGAAATCCCGCAGCAGGGAGACCACCTTCCAGCAGAACATCACCGATCGGACGGAGATCGCCAAGGAGGTCGCCGCCCTCGCCCGTCGAGTGGCACGGGACGTGACCGAGGAAGGCCGTCCCGCGGCCAGGGTCGGAGTGAAGATACGGTTCGCGCCGTTCATCACGCAGACCCGCAGCTGCACCCTCCCCGCGCCGACCAGCGATGCCCAGGCCATCGAACGCGCCGCACTCGAGGTGCTGGACCGGTTCGCGGACGCCCGTCCGGTACGGCTACTCGGCGTGCGTGCCGAGTTCGGCGAAGATCCGGCGCCGGGATGA
- a CDS encoding DUF4262 domain-containing protein codes for MCWACDNPDKTTRDYLEVLRGIIARAGWAVQGVEPGRIHPPWAYTVGLTELERPELVVTGLPLRQGHELLNEVAHRLLHTPTPLPGEQLRLPGSPPLVEVVELPEPSAHLNMAVAMYGPGVRALQLVHMDLRGHWPWDRDYRDGKGGQPVLGPRAAPPARRRGTGGEPGPPAVRSDLGFPDELSTPALRALVKAGYRGLAELDGVREADIARLHGMGPKGISRLRAALAANGMSFAKAGWKGGRG; via the coding sequence ATGTGCTGGGCCTGCGACAACCCCGACAAGACCACCCGTGACTACCTCGAGGTACTGCGCGGCATCATTGCCCGGGCAGGCTGGGCGGTGCAGGGCGTCGAGCCCGGCCGGATCCACCCGCCATGGGCCTACACGGTGGGCCTGACCGAGCTGGAAAGACCCGAGCTCGTGGTCACCGGCCTGCCGCTGCGCCAGGGCCACGAGCTGCTCAACGAGGTCGCCCATCGCCTCCTGCATACCCCGACCCCGCTGCCGGGGGAGCAGCTCCGGCTGCCGGGCAGTCCACCGCTCGTCGAAGTCGTCGAGCTGCCCGAGCCGAGTGCGCACCTCAACATGGCGGTCGCGATGTACGGGCCCGGCGTACGTGCATTGCAGCTGGTGCATATGGACCTTCGCGGGCACTGGCCATGGGATCGCGACTACCGGGACGGCAAAGGCGGCCAGCCCGTGCTCGGTCCCCGTGCCGCACCACCCGCCCGACGGCGGGGCACAGGCGGCGAACCGGGCCCGCCCGCCGTGCGGTCCGACCTCGGTTTCCCCGACGAGCTGAGCACCCCGGCGCTGCGCGCGCTGGTCAAAGCGGGGTATCGCGGGCTGGCCGAGCTCGACGGTGTGCGCGAGGCGGATATCGCGCGGCTGCACGGCATGGGGCCCAAGGGAATCAGCCGGCTGCGGGCGGCGCTGGCGGCGAACGGGATGTCCTTCGCCAAGGCCGGCTGGAAGGGAGGTCGCGGGTGA